The Thermotoga maritima MSB8 region CGGTTTCAAGGTTGGAGACATGGTGAAGATAATAAGCGGTCCCTTCGAAGATTTTGCGGGTGTTATAAAGGAAATCGATCCAGAGAGACAGGAATTGAAAGTAAACGTAACTATATTCGGACGTGAAACTCCTGTTGTTCTTCATGTTTCTGAAGTGGAGAAAATCGAGTGAGAAAACGTGGGAGGAGGAATCCGCACCACGCATAGGGAGGTTCGAACATGGCGAAGAAAGTAGCGGCTCAGATTAAATTACAACTGCCTGCCGGAAAAGCCACGCCGGCTCCACCCGTTGGACCCGCCTTGGGTCAGCACGGTGTTAACATCATGGAGTTTTGTAAAAGGTTCAATGCCGAAACAGCGGATAAAGCAGGCATGATACTTCCTGTTGTTATCACAGTGTACGAAGACAAGTCGTTCACTTTCATCATCAAAACACCACCTGCTTCCTTCCTTCTCAAGAAAGCAGCGGGTATAGAGAAGGGTTCTTCCGAGCCAAAAAGAAAGATAGTTGGAAAAGTTACCAGAAAACAGATTGAAGAAATAGCGAAAACAAAGATGCCAGATTTGAACGCAAACAGCTTGGAAGCAGCCATGAAGATCATTGAAGGAACCGCTAAGAGTATGGGAATAGAAGTAGTGGACTGATGTAACGGAAAGGAGGAGGCGCAATGCCGAAGCACTCCAAGAGGTATCTTGAAGCAAGGAAACTGGTGGACAGAACAAAGTACTACGATCTTGACGAAGCCATAGAACTCGTTAAAAAAACTGCCACGGCGAAATTCGATGAAACGATAGAACTCCACATTCAAACTGGAATAGACTACAGGAAACCTGAACAGCACATCAGAGGAACGATCGTGCTTCCACACGGGACAGGTAAGGAAGTCAAGGTTCTGGTGTTTGCCAAAGGTGAAAAGGCAAAAGAGGCTTTGGAAGCGGGCGCGGATTACGTAGGAGCTGAGGATCTTGTAGAAAAAATAGAAAAAGAAGGTTTTCTCGATTTCGATGTGGCAATAGCCACACCTGATATGATGAGAATAATCGGAAGGCTCGGAAAGATTCTGGGACCAAGAGGTTTGATGCCATCGCCCAAATCTGGAACGGTGACTCAGGAAGTAGCAGAAGCGGTTAAAGAGTTTAAAAAAGGAAGAATCGAGGTCAGAACGGACAAAACTGGGAACATCCACATACCCGTTGGTAAGAGGAGCTTCGATAACGAGAAACTGAAGGAAAACATAATCGCGGCAATAAAACAGATTATGCAGATGAAACCCGCAGGTGTGAAAGGACAGTTCATAAAAAAAGTGGTTTTGGCTTCTACAATGGGACCCGGTATAAAATTGAATCTTCAGAGTCTGTTGAAAGAGTAAAGCAATCGAAAACTCAATAAGACGCCGTAGATGGCAGGGCCCGTGGGGTTAAAGATCCTGCCGGAGGCGTCCCAGAAAGGTTCTATGACCTTTTTGTGGACCCTCCGGGGTCCACAAAATTTTTTTGGGAGGTGAATCCTTTGCTGACCAGGCAACAGAAAGAACTCATAGTTAAAGAAATGAGTGAAATATTCAAAAAGACATCGCTGATACTCTTTGCCGATTTCCTGGGTTTCACGGTAGCTGATCTCACCGAGCTTCGTTCTAGATTGAGAGAAAAGTACGGAGATGGAGCAAGGTTCAGGGTTGTGAAGAACACTCTCTTGAATCTCGCTCTCAAGAACGCTGAGTACGAAGGTTACGAAGAATTTCTCAAGGGACCCACAGCTGTACTCTACGTCACTGAAGGAGACCCTGTAGAAGCTGTCAAGATAATTTACAACTTTTACAAGGATAAGAAAGCGGATCTTTCGAGGCTCAAGGGTGGTTTCCTCGAAGGAAAGAAATTCACGGCAGAAGAAGTGGAAAACATTGCGAAACTCCCATCCAAAGAAGAGCTCTACGCTATGCTCGTTGGTCGTGTGAAAGCTCCGATTACCGGTCTTGTGTTTGCATTGAGTGGTATTTTGAGGAATCTCGTGTATGTGCTCAATGCTATTAAAGAGAAAAAATCTGAATGATGGAGGTGTTTGAAGATGACGATTGATGAAATCATCGAAGCGATTGAGAAACTCACAGTTTCAGAGCTTGCAGAACTCGTGAAGAAGCTCGAAGACAAATTTGGAGTGACTGCTGCTGCACCTGTGGCTGTCGCTGCTGCCCCAGTTGCTGGAGCAGCTGCCGGTGCCGCTCAGGAAGAAAAGACAGAGTTTGACGTCGTTTTGAAGAGCTTCGGCCAGAACAAGATTCAGGTCATCAAAGTTGTCAGGGAAATCACCGGACTCGGTCTCAAGGAAGCCAAAGACCTCGTCGAAAAAGCCGGTTCACCCGATGCAGTCATTAAGAGCGGTGTTTCCAAAGAAGAGGCAGAAGAGATCAAGAAGAAACTCGAAGAAGCTGGTGCTGAAGTGGAACTGAAGTAAATTTTCGTTTGTGAAAAAAGAATGTTGCAACCCTGTACCGCCTCTTGCCGGTACAGGGTTTTTGTGTTTTAATAAATAGAGTGTGGTACAAACGTTCTTCCTCACCATGTTGTTTCCTTTCCGTTCGATCCAAGCAAAACCCGGGAGAGAAATCCTGGGAGTTTCTTATTCCACATTGAGAGGTGAGAAAATGAAAGAGATCTCTTGCGGTAGGAGGACGAGGGTTTCTTTCGGCAAGAGCCGAGAGCCCCTGCCAATTCCAGACCTCGTGGAGATCCAGAAGAGTTCCTACCGAAGATTCCTCGAAGAAGGTTTGCTTGAAGTCCTCAAGAAATTTTCTCCCATTTATTCGCAGGCGACCCGCTCAGATTTGAGAAAATCAGACAGAGGATTTGCTCTCGAGTTTGTTTCAACCAGAACTGGAGAACCTGCCATCGATCCCCTTGAATGTAAAGCGAAGGGTCTAACCTACAGTGTTCCGATATATGCGACGGCTCGCCTTACCGACATGAAAAGCGGTGAGATGAAGGAAGAAGAAGTGTTCCTTGGCTACATTCCCTACATGACGGATCGTGGAACGTTCATAATAAACGGAGCAGAAAGGGTTGTAGTCAATCAGATAGTGGTTTCCCCAGGGCTTTACTTCTCGTCTGAGTACATAGACAGAGAAGAATACGGCGGGTACTTTCTCCCTTCTCGAGGTGCATGGCTCGAAGTCATCCTCGATCCCTACGATGGAGTTCTTTACGCGGGCCTTGACGGAAAGAAGGTCAACCTTTTCCTCTTTCTGAAAACGATCGGTTACGAAAAAGATGAGGATATCCTCTCCCTTTATCCCACCTATCTGGATGCCGACGATGAAGACAGTCTCCTGCTCCACGTGGGCTCCATTCTGCTCGAAGACATCTACGATGGTGGCAGGAAGATCGCTGAAAAATGGGATATCCTGACCAAAGATCTCGCGGAAAGGATTCTGATGATAGATGACATAAATCAGATAAAAATAGTTCATCCAATAGCTCAAAATACATTTGAAAAGATGCTGGAAGTGGTGTCTTCCTCGAGCGAAGAGGGAGAGGAAGAAGAGGAAAAGACAAAGATTTACGGTTTAAACGAAGTCACCGTTGTGGACGCATATCTGGAAATTTTCAGGAGATTGCGACCCGAAGAACTTCCAAGAATAAACGCGGCAAAAAGGTATCTGCACGACCTCTTCTTCAATCCGGAAAGGTACGATCTTTCCGAGGTGGGAAGATACAAAGTCAACGAAAGACTCAGAAACGCTTACATCAGGTACCTCATAGAGGTTGAAGGGGAAGATCCCGAAGAGGCGAGGAAGAAGGTTTACAACGAAACTTCTCTCGTTCTGAAACCACTTGATATAGTCCTCGCTTCCAGAATTCTCTTCGACTACTTTGAGAGAAGATATGTCAACGATTTTGAAATAGATTCCTACGAGTTGAAGAATCTGATCAGAATCTTCAAGGAAGAATACTTGGAAAAGAGAAAAACGGCTCCCTACGATCTCAGAAAACTTGTATCTGTGTTCCGGAGAAATTACGGAGTAACATCTGATCTCGGTGTGTTTGCTGCTATCAGGTATGTTTCCAACATAAACAAAGAGCTTCCTTCGATACCTTTCGATACGAAGGATCACCTCGGGAACAAACGTGTTAGAACCGTTGGAGAACTCGTTCAGAGAGAGTTCGAGAGATTGTTCGCAAGGGCGCAGAAGGCCATTCAGGAAAGACTCACACTCATAAACTCTTTGAGTAAGGTTTCCATTCAGAGCCTTATAAACATAAAATCCATCATATCAACGGTCAACCAGTTCTTCGCGATGAACCAGCTTTCTCAGTTCATGGATCAGGTGAATCCTCTGTCGGAACTCACTCACAAAAGAAGGGTTTCTGCTGTCGGACCCGGTGGATTGAGAAGAGAATCCAAAGTCTTCGAAGCAAGAAACGTGCACTACTCTCAGTACGGAAGGCTGTGTCCCATTGAAACACCCGAAGGCGCGAACATAGGATTCATAACATCTCTGGCTATATACGCTAAAATCGATGAATACGGATTTCTCATGACTCCTTATAGAAAGGTAGTCAATGGAAAAGTAACGGATGAAGTGGTCTATCTGAGGGCCAACGAAGAAGAAGAGTACAAAATCATACCTGCCACCACACCCGTGGATGAAGAGGGCAACATAATACCAGAGAGAGTAGTGGCTCGAATGGGTGAAGATATCAGGCTTGTTCCCAAAGAAGAAGTAGATTTCATGGATGTATCGACGAAGCAACCCTTCAGTGTCTCGGCTTCACTCATTCCGTTCCTCGAACACGACGACGCCAGCCGAGCCCTCATGGGTTCGAACATGCAGAGGCAGGCCGTCCCACTTCTGAAAACAGAAGCACCCCTCGTTGGAACTGGAATGGAATGGGAAGCAGCGAAAAATTCTGGTTATGTTATTCTCGCAGAACACGATGGAATAGTGAAAGAGGTCGACGCTGCCAGAGTTGTTGTTCACAGAACGGACGAGAATGGAAATCTCATGTACGACGATAAAGGCAATCCAGTGGTTGATGAATACAGACTTCTAAAGTTTGTGAGATCCAACCAGGATACGATGATAAATCAAAAACCCATCGTGAACGAAGGCGATTTTGTGAAGAAGGGTGATCCCATAGCCGACGGTCCGGCAACCGACATGGGAGAACTGGCACTTGGAAGGAACATCCTCGTTGCCTTCATGCCATGGGAAGGTTACAACTACGAGGACGCCATCCTTGTGAGTCAGGAGCTTCTCGAAGAAGACGTCTTCACATCGATCCACATAGAAGTTTATGAAACTCAAGCAAGAGAAACGAGGCTCGGTCCTGAAGAGATCACCGCTGATATACCGAACGTGAGCAAAGAACTTCTGAAAAATCTCGATGAGAACGGAATCATCAGAGTTGGAGCGTACGTTGTGAGTGACTATGGAGTGGGTTCTCAGGCGATACTGGTTGGAAAAGTGACGCCGAAAGGCGAAGGAGACACAACACCCGAAGAAAAGATCATCAGATCCGTTTTTGGTGAACGCGGAAGAGACGTGAAGGATACATCTCTCAGGCTGCCTCACGGGGTTGAGGGAAGAGTTATAAGGGTCGATGTTTACGATCAAAACGATATAGCAGAACTGGGAGCGGGAGTTTTGAAACTCGTCAGGGTGTACGTTGCCTCAAGAAAGACGCTCGACATCGGAGACAAACTCGCAGGACGCCACGGAAACAAAGGAGTCGTTTCAAACATACTTCCAAAAGAAGACATGCCGTTCCTACCCGATGGAACACCGGTTCAGATGGTACTGAACCCGCTGGGAATACCTTCACGTATGAACGTCGGTCAGATTCTGGAAACGCACCTTGGATGGCTCGCCAAACTAACTGGAAAATGGTTCGCAACTCCTGTGTTCGAAGGGGCGAAAGAAGACGAAATTCTCAGACCGCTCTACGAAGAAAGGAAGAAGAGAGGCCTTCACCTTGGAGACGACGAAAACAATCCGAATGGAAAAGTGGTTCTCAGAGATGGAAGAACGGGAGAACCCTTCGACAATCCTGTGGTGGTTGGTTACATGTACATGCTGAAACTCATCCATATAGCCAAAGAAAAGATTCACGCAAGGTCCACAGGACCGTACTCTCTCATTCACCAGCAGCCTCTCGGTGGAAAGTCTCACTTCGGTGGACAGAGGCTTGGAGAAATGGAGGTCTGGGCTCTGGAGGCCTATGGAGCTGCTCATACTCTTGCGGAGATGCTCACCATAAAATCCGACGACATAAAAGGAAGAAACGAAGCCTATAAAGCCATACTGAAGAACATGAATATACCTGAACCTGGTGTTCCCGAAAGCTTTAGGGTTCTCATCAAAGAACTCAGAGGTCTCGCGCTCGATGTGAGACTCTACGATGAGAACGGTAACGAGATAGATATCGACAAGTACTGATTGGGAGGTTGGTAGAATGCCAATGTCCTCTTTCAAGAGGAAGATAAAGGCAATTCAGATAAAGATAGCCTCTCCGGAAGTGATAAGAAGCTGGTCTGGAGGAGAGGTCAAGAAACCAGAAACGATCAACTACAGGACATTCAAGCCCGAGAGAGACGGCCTTTTCTGTGAGAGGATTTTTGGTCCTGTGAAGGACTACGAATGTGCCTGTGGTAAGTACAAGGGGAAGAAATACGAAGGTACCGTCTGTGAAAGGTGTGGAGTCAGGGTCGAATCCAGAGAAGCCAGAAGAAAAAGAATGGGACACATAGAACTGGCAGCACCCGCTGTGCACATCTGGTATCTCGAGAGCATACCGAGTGTTCTCGGAACACTCTTGAACATGAGCACTTCAGACCTGGAAAACATCATCTACTACGGCAGTCGCCGTGTCATAGAAAGAGCTTTTATTGTGACTGATCCCAAAGATACTCCGTTCTCCCAGGGGGATGTGATCTACGAGACCGAGTACAGGATATACAGAAAAAAGTGGGATTTCGATGTTGAACAGGCGTTTGTGGTGAAGAATCCAAAATCTCCTGTTCTTTCCGATATCGATGGAGAAGTGACTTTGAAGACAGAAAAGTCCATCACAGGAAGGGAAATCACCTGGATCATTGTGAAGAACATCACCAGAGCCACACACACGGTGCTCCCTGGAATGATTCTCGTTGTGAAAGATGGCCAAGAAGTGGAAAAAGGACAGGATCTGACAAAAGAAATGACAATCGACCCTGTTTACGCTCCGTTTGACGGTCACGTGGAAATAGATGAACTTTCGAATACTATTACGTTGAAACCTCTCACAACCAGTAAGGATCAGCCGGTTGTTTTCACGATTCCTTATGGAGCGAAGATTCTTGTTTCGAACGGCCAGAAGGTGAAAAAAGGTGATCAGATCACGACTTCTACCAGCCTCCCAGCCGTCAAAGCGAGCATATCTGGTACAGTGAGATTTGGTTCCAACCTCAACATAAGAGCACTTGAAGACGGAAACTTCGAAGTCCTTTCCACCGGTGAAGTCTATGTAGAACAGGTTATAGAGGAGAGAAAATATCCTGTCTTTGAAGGAGCGCTTGTCTACGTTAACAACGGCGACCAGGTGAAGAAAGGAGATCACCTGGCTGACAGATTCCTCTTCGAGGAAGAATACCTCTCTGCCACCGAGTACAAAATCTTCGAGTCGCACTATCCAACCATGTTCGATGTTGAAGAGAGAACGGAAAACGACAGACCGATTGTGGTCATAACGGATATAGATCCCGAGGTTTCCAAAGAAACGGGTTTGAAGGTTGGCGATATAGTCACAGAAAACGAGTACGAAGCATACCTTCAGATCTATCCAGAAAAGATAGTGGCTGATGCCGGGGCACAGGCGATAAAGAAACTGCTTCAGAATCTGGATCTGGAAGCGCTTCAGGCAGAAATTGAAGCGGAACTCAAAAAGTTACCTTCTTCCAGCTCGAAGGCGATAAAGCTCAGAAGAAGGTTGAAGATGGTAAAGGATTTCCTGAAATCTGGTAACAAACCCGAATGGATGGTTCTTGAGGTTGTTCCTGTGATTCCACCCGACCTCAGGCCGATGATACAGATCGAGGGAGGAAGGTTCGCCACAACAGACCTCAACGAACTTTACAGAAGACTCATAAACAGAAACAACAGACTCAAAAAGCTTCTGGAGCTCGGGGCACCTGAGATCATTCTGAGAAACGAGAAAA contains the following coding sequences:
- the rplK gene encoding 50S ribosomal protein L11, translated to MAKKVAAQIKLQLPAGKATPAPPVGPALGQHGVNIMEFCKRFNAETADKAGMILPVVITVYEDKSFTFIIKTPPASFLLKKAAGIEKGSSEPKRKIVGKVTRKQIEEIAKTKMPDLNANSLEAAMKIIEGTAKSMGIEVVD
- the rplA gene encoding 50S ribosomal protein L1, coding for MPKHSKRYLEARKLVDRTKYYDLDEAIELVKKTATAKFDETIELHIQTGIDYRKPEQHIRGTIVLPHGTGKEVKVLVFAKGEKAKEALEAGADYVGAEDLVEKIEKEGFLDFDVAIATPDMMRIIGRLGKILGPRGLMPSPKSGTVTQEVAEAVKEFKKGRIEVRTDKTGNIHIPVGKRSFDNEKLKENIIAAIKQIMQMKPAGVKGQFIKKVVLASTMGPGIKLNLQSLLKE
- the rplJ gene encoding 50S ribosomal protein L10, encoding MLTRQQKELIVKEMSEIFKKTSLILFADFLGFTVADLTELRSRLREKYGDGARFRVVKNTLLNLALKNAEYEGYEEFLKGPTAVLYVTEGDPVEAVKIIYNFYKDKKADLSRLKGGFLEGKKFTAEEVENIAKLPSKEELYAMLVGRVKAPITGLVFALSGILRNLVYVLNAIKEKKSE
- the rplL gene encoding 50S ribosomal protein L7/L12, which gives rise to MTIDEIIEAIEKLTVSELAELVKKLEDKFGVTAAAPVAVAAAPVAGAAAGAAQEEKTEFDVVLKSFGQNKIQVIKVVREITGLGLKEAKDLVEKAGSPDAVIKSGVSKEEAEEIKKKLEEAGAEVELK
- a CDS encoding DNA-directed RNA polymerase subunit beta; the encoded protein is MKEISCGRRTRVSFGKSREPLPIPDLVEIQKSSYRRFLEEGLLEVLKKFSPIYSQATRSDLRKSDRGFALEFVSTRTGEPAIDPLECKAKGLTYSVPIYATARLTDMKSGEMKEEEVFLGYIPYMTDRGTFIINGAERVVVNQIVVSPGLYFSSEYIDREEYGGYFLPSRGAWLEVILDPYDGVLYAGLDGKKVNLFLFLKTIGYEKDEDILSLYPTYLDADDEDSLLLHVGSILLEDIYDGGRKIAEKWDILTKDLAERILMIDDINQIKIVHPIAQNTFEKMLEVVSSSSEEGEEEEEKTKIYGLNEVTVVDAYLEIFRRLRPEELPRINAAKRYLHDLFFNPERYDLSEVGRYKVNERLRNAYIRYLIEVEGEDPEEARKKVYNETSLVLKPLDIVLASRILFDYFERRYVNDFEIDSYELKNLIRIFKEEYLEKRKTAPYDLRKLVSVFRRNYGVTSDLGVFAAIRYVSNINKELPSIPFDTKDHLGNKRVRTVGELVQREFERLFARAQKAIQERLTLINSLSKVSIQSLINIKSIISTVNQFFAMNQLSQFMDQVNPLSELTHKRRVSAVGPGGLRRESKVFEARNVHYSQYGRLCPIETPEGANIGFITSLAIYAKIDEYGFLMTPYRKVVNGKVTDEVVYLRANEEEEYKIIPATTPVDEEGNIIPERVVARMGEDIRLVPKEEVDFMDVSTKQPFSVSASLIPFLEHDDASRALMGSNMQRQAVPLLKTEAPLVGTGMEWEAAKNSGYVILAEHDGIVKEVDAARVVVHRTDENGNLMYDDKGNPVVDEYRLLKFVRSNQDTMINQKPIVNEGDFVKKGDPIADGPATDMGELALGRNILVAFMPWEGYNYEDAILVSQELLEEDVFTSIHIEVYETQARETRLGPEEITADIPNVSKELLKNLDENGIIRVGAYVVSDYGVGSQAILVGKVTPKGEGDTTPEEKIIRSVFGERGRDVKDTSLRLPHGVEGRVIRVDVYDQNDIAELGAGVLKLVRVYVASRKTLDIGDKLAGRHGNKGVVSNILPKEDMPFLPDGTPVQMVLNPLGIPSRMNVGQILETHLGWLAKLTGKWFATPVFEGAKEDEILRPLYEERKKRGLHLGDDENNPNGKVVLRDGRTGEPFDNPVVVGYMYMLKLIHIAKEKIHARSTGPYSLIHQQPLGGKSHFGGQRLGEMEVWALEAYGAAHTLAEMLTIKSDDIKGRNEAYKAILKNMNIPEPGVPESFRVLIKELRGLALDVRLYDENGNEIDIDKY